In Dehalococcoidia bacterium, one DNA window encodes the following:
- the rpsI gene encoding 30S ribosomal protein S9, producing MVAQEQQHYYYAMGKRKTSVAQVRLYSDSGVHQVNGRPLEEVFPWDSWQQLINQPFDATNTHGQFRIVAKIRGGGVVSQAGALRHGIARAIQIADPSLRSPLKRAGLLTRDAREKERKKYGLARARKAKQWTKR from the coding sequence ATGGTAGCCCAGGAGCAGCAACACTACTACTACGCCATGGGCAAGCGGAAGACATCGGTAGCCCAGGTCAGGCTGTACTCCGACTCCGGCGTCCACCAGGTGAACGGGAGGCCCCTCGAAGAGGTCTTTCCCTGGGACTCCTGGCAGCAGCTCATCAACCAGCCGTTCGATGCAACGAACACGCACGGCCAGTTCCGAATCGTCGCCAAGATACGCGGCGGCGGAGTCGTGAGCCAGGCTGGTGCGCTGCGTCACGGTATCGCAAGGGCGATTCAGATAGCCGACCCCTCTCTGCGATCACCACTCAAGCGGGCAGGACTTCTCACACGAGACGCCCGCGAGAAAGAGCGCAAGAAGTACGGTCTCGCACGCGCACGCAAGGCCAAGCAGTGGACAAAGCGGTAG
- a CDS encoding metal-dependent transcriptional regulator produces the protein MTSRSSSRSRKSKASAVRLSMAAENYLLSIYRLEEQNVRVTLTVLADHLKTLPTDEGLGTSLPSVGGMIRRLTREGLVETTANKEVVLTSKGRKPAESIVRRHRLAECLVVDLLGIDLHLAHIEAHRLEHAISEYLEEKIVKALNDPSTCPFGHPIPGSGYKPNKDTKTLDQAKQGEELVIDSVPEDDHALLTYFVEQNLVPGREVDVRETAKTRGVITLDGGDGDMVFSYDIAALIRVSPR, from the coding sequence ATGACATCCCGTTCCAGTTCGCGTAGCCGAAAATCCAAGGCCTCCGCCGTGCGCCTCTCGATGGCCGCGGAGAACTACCTGCTGTCCATCTACCGGCTCGAAGAGCAGAACGTGCGCGTCACCCTCACGGTGCTCGCAGACCACCTCAAGACGCTTCCAACCGACGAGGGTCTTGGCACATCTCTCCCTTCAGTAGGCGGCATGATACGGCGTCTGACCCGTGAGGGACTGGTCGAGACCACCGCCAACAAGGAGGTGGTCCTCACCTCCAAGGGCCGGAAACCGGCTGAGAGCATAGTCCGGCGCCACCGTCTGGCCGAGTGTCTCGTCGTGGACCTGCTCGGTATAGACCTCCACCTTGCACACATAGAGGCCCACCGCCTCGAGCACGCGATCTCAGAATACCTTGAGGAGAAGATCGTAAAGGCGCTCAACGACCCCTCAACATGCCCGTTCGGACACCCTATCCCCGGAAGCGGCTACAAGCCGAACAAGGACACCAAGACACTTGACCAGGCCAAACAGGGCGAGGAGCTCGTCATAGATTCGGTGCCCGAGGACGACCACGCGCTGCTCACGTACTTCGTAGAACAGAACCTGGTACCCGGCAGAGAGGTGGACGTCAGGGAGACCGCAAAGACTCGGGGCGTCATAACTCTCGACGGCGGCGACGGTGACATGGTGTTCAGCTACGACATCGCCGCCCTGATCCGAGTGTCCCCGAGATAG
- a CDS encoding scramblase produces the protein MIDITRHNELIVRQIVEGLEAITGFETQNRYEVLTPEGEQVMYAYEESGGFSRFFLKSHRPLDLHVVDTNGSPILTASREFFWFLSHLNMSDESGRHVGALNRQFGFKRRLTLTDRDDQPLGEITGSLFRPYTFFVNNLQGEEIGRVTKQWSGFGREVFTDADTFQVLFDDPDMSEEFRLLLLTAAFAIDLDFFEK, from the coding sequence TTGATTGATATCACACGCCACAACGAACTGATCGTGCGCCAGATAGTCGAGGGACTCGAAGCGATAACTGGATTCGAGACCCAGAACCGCTACGAGGTGCTGACCCCGGAAGGCGAGCAGGTAATGTACGCCTACGAAGAGTCCGGCGGCTTCTCCAGGTTCTTTCTGAAGTCGCACCGGCCGCTCGACCTCCACGTAGTCGACACGAACGGCAGTCCAATCCTGACTGCCAGCAGGGAGTTCTTCTGGTTCCTCTCCCATCTGAACATGAGTGATGAATCAGGTCGCCATGTGGGTGCACTGAACAGGCAGTTTGGATTCAAGCGCAGGCTTACGCTGACGGACCGAGACGATCAGCCCCTTGGAGAGATAACCGGCAGCCTGTTCAGGCCGTACACGTTCTTCGTGAACAACCTGCAAGGCGAAGAGATCGGCCGCGTGACCAAGCAGTGGTCCGGGTTCGGCAGAGAAGTCTTCACCGATGCCGACACGTTCCAGGTGCTCTTCGACGACCCGGATATGTCGGAGGAGTTCAGGCTCCTGCTGCTGACAGCGGCGTTCGCCATCGACCTAGATTTCTTCGAGAAGTAG
- the queG gene encoding tRNA epoxyqueuosine(34) reductase QueG, with protein sequence MASVEDRVKSLALEIGFDRVGITGAEPFVRDEAAAVERVRSGLMDGLPWYTEERVRRMNRPTALLEGARSVVSLALSYNTGEPSDEAPSPRGKVARYAWGRDYHSLIKSRTRRFVRELPDVVGGPVRARYYVDDGPMNDRAAAERSGVGWFGKNTNILTPTHGSWVFLAEVVTDLDLKPDQPLKKTCGECVRCIPACPTDAIVAPFVIDNRRCISFLTIELRGAVPRDLRPLMGDWVFGCDICQEVCPVNRKAAPSREVEFRKRHDFDAPELIPLLDLDEDGFRLCFNGSPIRRAKLAGLQRNVCVALGNIGDPVAVPALAQALKSSEPLVRSHAAWALGQIGGETARDALRGAISGENDPEVVVEVRDALGIWNSE encoded by the coding sequence TTGGCGAGCGTTGAAGACAGGGTAAAATCCCTTGCGCTTGAGATTGGGTTCGACCGCGTTGGCATAACGGGCGCGGAGCCGTTTGTGCGGGATGAGGCGGCTGCCGTCGAGCGGGTGCGCTCGGGGCTGATGGATGGACTTCCGTGGTACACGGAGGAGCGGGTGCGACGGATGAACCGGCCCACGGCGCTGCTCGAAGGCGCGCGGTCGGTCGTGTCGCTGGCGCTCAGCTACAACACTGGTGAGCCCTCGGACGAGGCGCCAAGCCCACGAGGCAAGGTCGCGAGGTACGCGTGGGGACGTGACTACCACAGCCTGATAAAGAGCAGGACAAGGCGATTCGTGCGTGAGCTGCCCGACGTCGTCGGAGGCCCTGTACGAGCCCGCTACTATGTCGACGACGGTCCGATGAACGACCGCGCCGCAGCGGAGCGATCCGGCGTGGGATGGTTCGGCAAGAATACAAACATCCTCACTCCGACACACGGCTCGTGGGTGTTCCTCGCTGAGGTGGTGACCGACCTCGACCTCAAGCCCGATCAGCCTCTGAAGAAGACCTGCGGGGAGTGCGTCCGCTGCATTCCGGCCTGTCCGACCGACGCGATCGTGGCTCCGTTCGTCATCGACAACCGCAGGTGCATCTCGTTCCTGACGATCGAGCTTCGCGGCGCGGTCCCGCGTGATCTGCGTCCGCTGATGGGCGACTGGGTGTTCGGCTGCGACATCTGCCAGGAGGTGTGCCCGGTCAACCGCAAGGCCGCTCCGAGCAGGGAGGTGGAGTTCAGGAAGCGGCACGACTTCGACGCGCCGGAGCTCATTCCGCTGCTCGATCTCGATGAAGACGGTTTCAGACTGTGTTTCAACGGCAGTCCGATCCGGCGCGCCAAGTTGGCGGGGCTTCAGAGGAACGTGTGCGTCGCGCTCGGCAACATCGGCGACCCTGTGGCGGTACCCGCGCTTGCGCAGGCCCTGAAATCGAGTGAGCCGCTGGTGCGGTCACATGCAGCCTGGGCTCTGGGTCAGATCGGCGGCGAGACTGCGCGTGACGCGCTCAGAGGGGCGATTTCCGGGGAGAATGACCCCGAGGTGGTGGTGGAGGTGCGCGACGCCCTTGGAATTTGGAATAGTGAATGA
- a CDS encoding Fic family protein — protein sequence MASLQERRWSGDIVGLSRRDRRPCTYSVYMPDRLHGRQFSLDGDIAAEVTEAETALARLDATGNALANSEALARLLLRAESVASSRIEGLEVGGRRLLRADAAQRLGMEPRDVTAREVLGNIDAMAWAVDSVIPGGDITMEALLETHRRLLAGTRLEDHGGSVRTVQNWIGGSDYNPCSASFVPPPPEDVPYLLDDLISFCNDDSLPALAQAAVAHAQFETIHPFVDGNGRAGRALIHMVLRHRGLGLRILPPVSLILSTWAQDYIDGLSGTRYVGPSNSPEAHEGISGWISLLAEACNRSVEDARHFEDQVRDLQSVWRGRVGRIRRNSAVSLLIEALPAAPVLSTSTAAELVGRSFQAAGLAIDRLVEAGVLVQVSIGRRNRAFEAHELVDAFTVFERRLASPEGDTRISGPVRRVPRRPARNQV from the coding sequence ATGGCAAGTCTGCAAGAGAGGCGTTGGAGCGGCGATATCGTCGGTCTGAGCCGGCGTGACCGGCGACCCTGCACATACAGCGTATATATGCCTGATCGGCTGCACGGCCGCCAGTTCTCGCTCGATGGTGACATCGCCGCAGAAGTCACCGAGGCTGAGACGGCGCTCGCCCGGCTCGATGCAACCGGGAACGCGCTCGCTAACTCGGAGGCGCTTGCCAGGCTACTTCTGCGTGCCGAGTCAGTCGCCTCATCCAGGATTGAAGGTCTCGAGGTCGGGGGCAGGAGGCTGCTCCGCGCGGATGCGGCGCAAAGGCTAGGTATGGAACCACGCGACGTGACCGCACGGGAGGTCTTGGGCAACATCGATGCAATGGCGTGGGCTGTGGACTCAGTGATCCCGGGTGGGGACATCACCATGGAGGCCCTCCTGGAGACACACCGGCGGCTTCTGGCCGGAACACGACTCGAAGACCACGGCGGCAGCGTCCGAACGGTGCAGAACTGGATCGGGGGCAGCGACTACAATCCCTGCTCGGCATCGTTCGTGCCACCACCGCCGGAGGATGTGCCCTACCTGCTCGACGACCTCATAAGCTTCTGCAACGACGACTCGCTCCCAGCTCTGGCACAAGCTGCAGTTGCACATGCGCAGTTCGAGACCATTCATCCTTTCGTCGACGGCAACGGACGCGCCGGACGTGCGCTGATTCATATGGTGCTGCGACATCGTGGGCTGGGACTACGGATATTGCCACCGGTCTCCCTCATCCTGTCAACCTGGGCCCAGGACTACATTGATGGACTGAGCGGGACACGCTACGTGGGTCCGTCCAACTCCCCCGAAGCGCATGAGGGTATCAGCGGGTGGATCTCACTCTTAGCGGAGGCGTGCAACCGGTCGGTGGAGGACGCCAGACACTTCGAGGACCAGGTGCGCGACCTTCAGTCTGTCTGGCGGGGTCGTGTCGGCCGCATCCGCCGCAACTCGGCGGTCAGCCTTCTCATCGAGGCTCTCCCCGCTGCTCCCGTGCTTTCCACGTCAACGGCAGCGGAGCTTGTCGGGCGATCATTCCAGGCCGCAGGACTTGCGATAGACCGCCTGGTGGAAGCCGGCGTACTTGTACAGGTCAGTATCGGGCGACGTAATCGGGCCTTCGAGGCGCATGAGCTGGTCGACGCGTTCACCGTGTTTGAACGCAGGCTCGCGAGTCCGGAAGGCGATACCCGCATATCGGGCCCAGTACGCAGGGTGCCCCGCCGACCGGCGAGGAATCAGGTTTGA